A genomic region of Candidatus Methylacidiphilales bacterium contains the following coding sequences:
- a CDS encoding alpha-L-fucosidase, whose translation MPTDYAAQKERLKWFNQARFGMFIHWGLYSLLGRGEWVRYTESIPTDEYQSLSSKFNPRHFDARSWARLAKEAGMKYMVLTAKHHDGFCLFDSHHTNFTAPRTAAQRDFVAEYITACREEGLGVGLYFSVKDWDFPAYFEGPEKNPQGWKKLVEHLHNQVRELLTNYGQIDILWYDCPDDANFRGGWGDKTKDIWRSEELEIMVRALQPQILTNNRSGLPGDFATPEQEIPNAYYQDGFFESCITMNHSWGFSSNEGEYKTSTRLLEQLTACAARGGNYLLNVGPNPDGQISPQAVDRLLEMGQWLKICGQAIYGTERILPNWWDFCTSGRITTKGDNAYVIMQTWPGDGRMVLAQLGNHVPKAELLGAAGTLTVKRKGRQLIVEGLPHQPPIHPFNVIKLTLDGSPQPQYYY comes from the coding sequence ATGCCAACCGATTATGCTGCCCAAAAAGAACGCCTGAAATGGTTCAACCAGGCCCGCTTTGGCATGTTCATCCACTGGGGTCTCTATTCACTGCTCGGGCGCGGTGAGTGGGTGCGATACACGGAGTCCATTCCGACGGACGAATACCAATCCCTTTCGTCAAAGTTCAATCCGCGACATTTCGATGCCAGAAGCTGGGCCCGGCTGGCCAAAGAGGCCGGGATGAAATACATGGTCCTTACGGCCAAGCATCATGACGGCTTTTGCCTGTTCGACAGCCACCATACCAATTTTACCGCACCGCGCACGGCTGCCCAACGTGACTTCGTCGCGGAGTACATCACCGCCTGTCGGGAGGAAGGCCTGGGTGTGGGGCTTTACTTCTCCGTTAAGGATTGGGATTTTCCCGCCTACTTTGAAGGCCCGGAAAAAAACCCCCAAGGCTGGAAAAAATTGGTGGAACACTTACATAACCAAGTGCGGGAATTGCTGACGAATTACGGCCAGATCGATATTCTTTGGTATGACTGCCCGGATGACGCCAACTTCCGGGGGGGCTGGGGAGACAAGACCAAGGATATATGGCGCTCGGAAGAACTGGAAATCATGGTTCGTGCGCTTCAGCCCCAAATCCTGACCAACAACCGTTCCGGCTTGCCGGGGGATTTTGCCACTCCGGAGCAGGAAATCCCCAATGCCTATTACCAGGATGGTTTTTTTGAGTCCTGCATCACGATGAATCATTCGTGGGGTTTTTCGTCGAACGAAGGCGAGTACAAAACCTCGACTCGACTTTTGGAACAGCTGACCGCCTGTGCCGCCCGGGGGGGCAATTACTTGCTGAATGTGGGGCCGAATCCAGACGGCCAGATTTCTCCCCAGGCCGTGGACCGGCTGTTGGAAATGGGACAATGGCTCAAGATATGCGGCCAGGCCATTTATGGCACTGAGCGGATTTTACCCAACTGGTGGGACTTCTGCACCAGCGGCAGGATAACGACCAAAGGGGACAACGCCTACGTGATCATGCAGACTTGGCCCGGCGACGGCCGGATGGTCCTGGCCCAGCTCGGCAATCATGTACCCAAAGCGGAGCTGCTGGGAGCCGCCGGAACTTTGACCGTCAAGCGCAAAGGTCGACAGTTGATCGTGGAAGGGCTGCCCCATCAGCCTCCGATCCATCCGTTTAACGTCATCAAACTAACTTTGGATGGAAGTCCGCAACCCCAGTATTACTACTAG
- a CDS encoding glycoside hydrolase family 2 protein, producing MTTKPMNIIRLEGTWKLHCPRRHLTLDAELPGDTHSALLKAGHLRDPYYGLQELEAQWVGRENWTYQRSFKASRDFLKAPGVFLNLENVDTLATVFINGKAAGKTANAFQRHRWEVRHLLKTGLNEIRIEFQSAEIMAAREASLLPYPIPHSQFPIQSQHRNLIRKPQCHAGWDWGPCLMVSGIYGDIYLAATSSPRIEHVLVTQKHDKGTVDLEITCEIQASGSGKSTYAFSFAGQKTNGLFSYTAGSNHLKATLHVKNPSLWWPNGYGDQPLEDLRVSVGHESVVKRIGLRHLETRFQEDAQGLSLEFRVNGVPIFAKGANWIPADALPARVNRDVLEDLLESAAKAHMNMLRVWGGGRYESDDFYDLCDEKGLLVWQDFMFSCSLYPATETFLSNVRSEAEYQIKRLQHRTCLALWCGNNENVGALNWYEESKKNRDRYLVDYDRLNEGVLGNTVRKLDPTRTFWPSSPCGGPGDYSDCWHDDSRGDMHFWSVWHESKPFEDYLKIQPRFCSEFGYQSFPSLESIKTYAPREQWNVGSPIMEHHQKNPGGNARITENMTRYFRFPDGFDAFVYLSQFQQGIAIKTAVEHFRRLRPVCMGALYWQLNEMWPVCSWGSLNYGGKWKLLHYMAKKFFAPVLVSIEQKNDGILEVWGSSDLMKTVSGTLSIEVMDFSGKTRKRLQFRTTLPGLRSKCLKRLKTADLASDPASVFVHVEFKTPGTTSRNTHFMTLYKKCELLKPTIKVSVSRIGKDGVLELTLATNRPAFGVSLNAVGIRGEFDDNVLTLLPGKNHPLKFFPKQRTNREQFQRSLTIHNLRDSYA from the coding sequence ATGACCACGAAACCCATGAACATCATCCGCCTAGAAGGAACCTGGAAACTACACTGTCCGAGACGCCATCTGACACTGGATGCGGAATTGCCCGGGGACACCCACAGCGCGTTGTTGAAAGCCGGTCATTTGCGGGACCCGTATTATGGTCTCCAGGAATTGGAAGCCCAGTGGGTCGGTCGGGAAAACTGGACCTATCAACGTTCTTTTAAGGCATCGCGGGACTTCCTCAAGGCACCCGGGGTCTTTCTCAATCTGGAAAACGTGGATACTTTAGCCACCGTTTTCATCAATGGGAAAGCGGCGGGTAAAACGGCCAATGCTTTCCAACGCCACCGATGGGAAGTTCGCCACCTGTTGAAAACGGGGCTGAACGAGATCCGAATCGAATTCCAATCCGCGGAAATCATGGCAGCCCGGGAGGCCTCCCTTCTCCCCTATCCTATTCCCCACAGTCAGTTTCCCATCCAATCTCAGCACCGTAATCTCATACGTAAACCCCAATGCCATGCCGGCTGGGACTGGGGCCCTTGCCTGATGGTGTCGGGCATTTATGGGGACATCTATCTGGCCGCAACCTCGTCGCCGCGCATCGAACATGTCCTTGTGACCCAAAAACATGACAAGGGCACAGTTGATCTCGAAATCACCTGCGAAATACAAGCTTCCGGCAGCGGTAAATCCACTTACGCTTTTTCCTTCGCCGGTCAAAAAACCAACGGATTATTCTCTTACACCGCAGGTTCGAACCACCTGAAAGCAACCCTTCATGTCAAAAATCCTTCCCTGTGGTGGCCCAATGGATACGGCGACCAACCTCTCGAAGATCTCCGGGTCAGCGTAGGCCATGAGTCAGTGGTAAAGCGCATCGGTTTACGCCACCTGGAAACCCGATTCCAAGAGGATGCCCAGGGACTGAGTCTTGAATTTCGGGTCAATGGTGTGCCCATCTTTGCCAAGGGTGCCAACTGGATACCGGCCGACGCCCTTCCGGCCCGGGTCAACCGCGACGTTCTGGAAGATCTGCTGGAAAGCGCCGCAAAAGCTCATATGAATATGCTCCGTGTCTGGGGCGGTGGACGCTATGAGAGTGATGACTTTTACGATCTGTGCGATGAAAAGGGCCTTCTGGTCTGGCAAGATTTCATGTTCTCCTGCTCGCTTTACCCCGCGACCGAAACGTTCCTGTCCAACGTCCGCAGCGAAGCCGAGTACCAGATCAAACGTTTGCAGCATCGCACCTGCCTGGCACTTTGGTGTGGCAACAACGAAAATGTCGGCGCCCTCAACTGGTACGAGGAATCGAAAAAAAACCGCGACCGCTACCTGGTGGACTATGACCGACTGAACGAAGGGGTGCTCGGAAACACCGTTCGCAAACTCGACCCCACCCGCACATTCTGGCCCAGCAGCCCCTGCGGGGGGCCGGGCGATTACTCTGATTGCTGGCATGATGACTCACGAGGAGACATGCATTTCTGGAGCGTCTGGCACGAAAGCAAGCCCTTCGAGGATTATCTGAAGATCCAACCCCGCTTCTGTTCCGAGTTCGGCTACCAATCCTTCCCCTCTCTGGAAAGCATCAAAACGTATGCGCCACGGGAGCAGTGGAACGTCGGCTCCCCCATCATGGAGCACCACCAGAAAAATCCCGGGGGGAATGCCCGCATCACGGAGAACATGACCCGTTACTTCCGGTTTCCGGATGGTTTTGATGCCTTTGTTTACCTCAGCCAGTTCCAACAGGGAATAGCCATAAAAACAGCGGTGGAACATTTCCGCCGGTTGCGTCCGGTTTGCATGGGGGCTCTCTATTGGCAGTTGAACGAAATGTGGCCGGTCTGCTCCTGGGGATCACTGAACTATGGAGGCAAATGGAAACTGCTCCATTACATGGCAAAAAAGTTTTTCGCCCCCGTGCTGGTTTCGATAGAACAAAAAAACGATGGGATCCTGGAAGTATGGGGGAGTAGTGACCTGATGAAAACTGTTTCCGGAACCCTGTCGATTGAAGTGATGGATTTTTCCGGCAAAACCCGGAAGCGGCTGCAGTTCCGTACGACACTCCCCGGACTCAGATCCAAATGCCTCAAGCGTTTGAAAACAGCCGATCTGGCTTCCGATCCCGCGTCGGTTTTCGTCCATGTGGAATTCAAAACTCCTGGCACCACAAGCCGGAACACCCATTTCATGACGCTTTACAAAAAATGTGAGTTGCTGAAGCCGACGATTAAAGTGTCCGTATCCCGCATTGGAAAAGACGGAGTCCTCGAATTAACCCTTGCCACCAACCGCCCCGCTTTTGGTGTCAGCCTGAACGCAGTCGGCATTCGCGGAGAGTTTGACGATAACGTGTTGACCCTTCTTCCCGGGAAAAACCATCCGTTGAAGTTTTTCCCAAAGCAGCGAACCAATCGTGAACAATTCCAGCGTTCCCTCACCATCCACAACCTCCGGGATAGCTATGCCTGA
- a CDS encoding glycoside hydrolase family 3 N-terminal domain-containing protein: MLQPDARIWVEKTLRELSDREKINQLFQTTLTHWDQRIPQQTLVDRVRFNQAGGAFMAGRPWKQLRDLARQATEGQKVPVIFSGDSECGPNTPAEGVAFGSAMALGAIADLQEACTLAYEVGRVAALQCRACGVRWSFAPVADLNFNPDNPITNIRSFGSDPERVGALVSAYLRGMQDHGLAATLKHFPGDGMDSRDQHITTAVNPLTEEAWQSTYGKVFRAGLEAGPWSVMVGHLAWSARSGRNPNTGLFLPATADSRIQIDLLRNEMGFTGVIVSDAIGMGGLAGHFKSEADLALANVLTGSDVVLFVENLPAAADTFLKAMDRGELTRERLDASVRRILELKAKVGLTPPAPVLPDESASAAAFANRHEHTVRQVAEKSVTLIQDRNRLFPIKLPRGSKILVFDLPRDVSDLGKLAVVDAASNTDPGVQPTLGSNPVHSRPKAALAEELEKGGYVVQWVENLSDYERAVSCCDAVLYVFRNGPMAGRNSGRISYNAIQSLDLVRIFSHFPCYFLSLGSPYVAWEIPVLPNLICTYAGHDAAQRAAASALLGRIPFAGILPVHLPEDSGFSQVCGPLSGL; encoded by the coding sequence ATGCTGCAACCGGATGCCAGAATATGGGTGGAAAAAACCCTGCGTGAACTCTCCGACCGGGAAAAAATCAACCAGTTATTCCAGACCACGTTGACCCATTGGGACCAACGAATCCCACAGCAAACCCTGGTTGATCGGGTGCGTTTCAATCAGGCAGGCGGGGCCTTCATGGCCGGACGTCCTTGGAAGCAACTGCGCGATTTGGCTAGACAGGCCACGGAGGGCCAAAAGGTACCCGTCATCTTCTCCGGCGACAGCGAATGTGGTCCCAATACCCCCGCCGAGGGGGTAGCTTTCGGCTCGGCCATGGCCTTGGGGGCAATAGCCGATTTGCAAGAAGCCTGCACCCTGGCCTATGAGGTGGGCCGCGTGGCTGCCCTACAATGTCGTGCCTGCGGCGTGCGTTGGAGTTTTGCCCCCGTGGCTGATCTCAACTTCAATCCCGATAATCCCATCACCAACATCCGATCTTTCGGATCAGATCCCGAACGAGTGGGCGCCCTCGTATCAGCCTACCTCCGTGGAATGCAGGACCATGGTTTGGCCGCCACGCTCAAGCATTTTCCAGGCGACGGCATGGACTCCCGGGACCAGCATATCACCACCGCGGTGAATCCCCTCACGGAAGAAGCCTGGCAGTCCACTTATGGAAAAGTTTTCCGGGCGGGGCTCGAAGCAGGCCCCTGGAGTGTGATGGTGGGTCATCTGGCTTGGAGTGCGCGGTCCGGCCGAAACCCAAATACCGGATTGTTCCTCCCCGCCACCGCCGATTCCCGTATCCAAATCGATCTCTTGCGCAACGAGATGGGGTTTACGGGGGTCATTGTCTCAGATGCCATCGGTATGGGCGGGCTGGCCGGACATTTCAAATCAGAAGCCGACCTGGCCCTGGCCAATGTGCTCACAGGTTCCGATGTGGTGTTGTTCGTGGAAAATCTGCCCGCCGCTGCCGATACATTTCTCAAAGCGATGGACCGGGGTGAATTGACCCGGGAAAGATTGGACGCCTCAGTGCGCCGAATACTGGAATTGAAGGCAAAGGTCGGATTGACCCCACCGGCCCCCGTTCTGCCAGATGAATCAGCCTCCGCCGCCGCCTTTGCCAACCGCCACGAACATACCGTGCGTCAGGTGGCGGAAAAATCGGTCACCCTCATCCAAGACCGGAACCGCCTGTTTCCCATTAAACTTCCCCGTGGATCGAAAATCCTCGTTTTTGACCTGCCACGTGATGTTTCAGATTTGGGCAAACTGGCAGTCGTGGATGCGGCGTCGAACACCGATCCCGGAGTCCAGCCCACACTTGGGTCAAACCCTGTGCATTCCCGCCCGAAAGCCGCCTTGGCGGAGGAACTCGAAAAAGGAGGCTACGTAGTGCAATGGGTGGAGAACCTTTCCGACTATGAACGCGCCGTGTCCTGTTGCGATGCGGTTTTGTATGTTTTCCGAAACGGCCCCATGGCGGGCCGCAACAGCGGCCGCATTTCTTATAACGCCATACAGTCCCTCGACTTAGTGCGGATTTTTTCGCATTTTCCCTGCTACTTTCTTTCTCTGGGAAGCCCCTATGTGGCCTGGGAAATCCCCGTCTTGCCGAATCTGATCTGCACCTACGCCGGACACGATGCAGCACAAAGAGCCGCGGCATCCGCCCTGTTGGGCCGGATTCCCTTTGCCGGAATACTACCCGTCCACTTGCCCGAGGATTCGGGTTTTTCCCAAGTGTGTGGCCCCCTGTCGGGCCTCTGA
- a CDS encoding ADP-ribosylglycohydrolase family protein — protein MSADFPEIPFLRGWDAGRKLVLDECQQSLEEGKDCILVGSIQKRAEALDPSDHQGAFLLWREVSQLPVLEDFPYHEPNNLAEIHAARGPGWRSALLPYGDEELLQRLHGAWLGRSIGCALGRPVECFSYGNIPQMNGRQRIKAFLSALPGEYPLCDYFPSASPADHETGKPECPGSRRDGIRFMESDDDIIYTVLGQLVMRNAGSSFTTRDVAAAWMDHLSYNFVCTAETQAYRNLVIRYRIPGWVDEPVDWNWVATHQNPYREWIGAQIRADSWGYAAPGNPEQAAEFAWRDARMTHVKNGIYGEMFVAAMIAAGFVLSNPLEVVQAGLAEIPARSRLHADIIHTLEICRRHRFDFARFEAVLDDLYEAFGHYHWVHTNNNAALVVAALLLGGGDFEKTVTLAVMGGWDTDCNGATVGSIWGTIHGVERIPDKWKKPLNDTLCSAVIDYHPIAISECARRSLEIVQKNRNAAN, from the coding sequence ATGAGTGCAGACTTTCCTGAAATCCCTTTTCTGCGGGGCTGGGATGCTGGCCGGAAATTGGTGCTCGACGAATGCCAACAGTCGTTGGAAGAAGGCAAGGATTGCATCTTAGTCGGATCGATCCAAAAGCGGGCCGAAGCCCTGGATCCCTCCGACCATCAGGGGGCTTTTTTGTTGTGGCGGGAAGTTAGTCAACTGCCGGTCCTGGAGGATTTCCCTTATCACGAACCCAATAACCTCGCGGAAATCCATGCCGCACGCGGACCAGGTTGGAGATCTGCGCTCCTGCCTTACGGGGACGAAGAATTACTCCAGCGACTCCATGGAGCCTGGCTGGGTCGTTCCATTGGGTGCGCGTTGGGTCGTCCGGTGGAGTGTTTTTCCTACGGCAACATTCCGCAGATGAACGGGCGGCAGCGTATAAAGGCCTTTCTTTCCGCTCTGCCAGGGGAATACCCGCTCTGCGACTACTTCCCGTCCGCTTCGCCTGCGGATCACGAAACAGGCAAGCCGGAGTGTCCGGGTTCCCGGCGTGATGGCATCCGTTTCATGGAGAGCGACGACGATATTATTTATACCGTCCTCGGGCAATTGGTCATGAGGAATGCGGGTTCGAGCTTTACCACCCGGGATGTTGCGGCGGCATGGATGGATCATTTGAGTTATAACTTTGTCTGCACGGCGGAAACACAGGCCTATCGGAATCTGGTTATCCGCTACCGTATTCCCGGATGGGTGGACGAGCCGGTTGACTGGAATTGGGTGGCCACCCACCAGAATCCCTATCGTGAATGGATTGGAGCCCAGATCCGCGCCGATTCCTGGGGCTATGCCGCACCGGGGAATCCGGAACAGGCGGCTGAATTTGCCTGGCGGGATGCGCGGATGACCCATGTAAAGAACGGCATTTACGGGGAAATGTTTGTTGCCGCCATGATTGCGGCGGGTTTCGTGCTCAGCAATCCCCTCGAAGTGGTGCAAGCCGGGCTTGCTGAGATTCCCGCCCGCTCGCGGCTGCATGCGGATATCATCCACACCTTGGAAATATGCCGGAGACACCGTTTTGATTTTGCGCGTTTTGAGGCCGTGTTGGACGATTTATACGAGGCTTTCGGGCACTATCATTGGGTGCATACCAACAACAATGCGGCCCTGGTTGTGGCGGCCCTGCTTTTGGGCGGAGGTGATTTTGAGAAGACCGTGACCCTGGCGGTGATGGGCGGATGGGATACCGATTGCAACGGAGCCACCGTGGGTTCGATCTGGGGCACCATACATGGTGTGGAGCGTATTCCAGACAAGTGGAAAAAACCGCTCAACGACACCCTGTGTTCCGCTGTGATTGACTATCATCCCATTGCCATTTCTGAGTGCGCCCGCCGCAGCCTCGAAATCGTCCAAAAAAACAGGAATGCGGCAAACTAG
- a CDS encoding glycoside hydrolase family 78 protein, producing the protein MTTVQSLRCEYRTDPWGLDMASPRLSWIAVSSKRAHVQKAYQIIVSLNPEHLQIDQGELWDSGWVESNRQNQIEYAGKSLESRMHCHWKVRIRDREGSVSPWSEPASWTMGLIHPQDWSAHWIGMEEALGVKPGRCDTLDPRADDGSGLLATPRCLRKTFHISQPIRRATLHATALGLYELRINGQRVGDHLLTPEWTNYHKRVQIQTWDATALLRKGTNTLGALLGNGWFSGLFQNWPCTVRMYGDHPLLLVQLEIESCDGLIQTVNSDDTWRGTLEGPLRFSGIYEGETYDARREMPGWDGPNFDDSQWRPVQVIPNPGAGRRTWSRGEPIRVSREIKPVEITEPLPGVYVFTFPQNMVGWTRLRTRGPSGQTIELQHGEMRQPDGTVFTENLRVVCQKHQSQLDRFILRGEGEETFEPHFTYHGFQHVEVRGLREKPTLDTLTGVVFHTTCPETGSFTCSEPLLNRLAQNILWSQRGNFMGIPTDCPQRDERCGYTGDAQFFVRAAVYNMDIAAFFSKWLVDLCQDSQLPGGWFADHAPHYCTPGAGPNIGWSDAGIICPYEIYRTYGDTRVIREHYPAMQRKMEWLKRHCPQHLFTGPVGNGDWLNKGGGVCKEVLGTAYAAYDFHLMAEMARAIGEEADARRYQEESHCIAEAFAASYLDAEGHIQESSQSGYALAFTMQLVPMSLRKAMAERFAGELERFDWHPATGFIGTPRLLPALHQAGLDQAAYRLLLTRTSPSWLHPITLGSTTIWEHWDSWDGQNPKGGMNSLNHYAFGSVGEYLFAHIGGIQAESPGYEQIRIQPVIREGLTWAHTAYDSIRGRIATAWKLEEGRLVLDVTIPANTSATVFIPTKDASQLTEHGIPIGNVEDVHFLKMEGSHAVLQVGSGSYHFATLIDSNLGDKNTG; encoded by the coding sequence ATGACCACCGTCCAAAGCCTGCGTTGCGAATACCGGACCGACCCGTGGGGTCTGGACATGGCCTCACCCCGGCTGAGCTGGATTGCTGTTTCCTCAAAACGTGCACACGTCCAAAAGGCTTATCAGATTATTGTTTCCCTTAATCCGGAACACTTGCAGATCGACCAAGGCGAACTCTGGGACAGTGGCTGGGTGGAATCGAACAGGCAAAACCAGATCGAATACGCTGGAAAATCACTCGAATCGCGCATGCACTGTCATTGGAAAGTCCGCATTCGGGACCGGGAGGGCAGCGTGTCGCCCTGGAGCGAACCTGCCAGTTGGACGATGGGGCTGATCCACCCTCAGGACTGGAGCGCACACTGGATCGGCATGGAGGAGGCTTTGGGTGTGAAACCCGGCCGATGTGATACCCTCGATCCCCGGGCGGATGACGGTTCGGGCTTGTTAGCCACTCCGCGCTGTCTCAGAAAAACATTCCATATTTCCCAACCGATCCGCCGCGCCACCCTGCACGCCACCGCGCTCGGACTCTATGAGCTGCGAATCAACGGCCAACGGGTAGGCGACCATCTCCTTACCCCGGAATGGACCAATTACCACAAACGGGTGCAGATCCAGACCTGGGATGCCACGGCATTGCTCAGGAAAGGAACCAATACCCTGGGGGCTTTGTTGGGCAATGGTTGGTTCAGCGGCCTTTTCCAGAATTGGCCCTGCACTGTACGCATGTACGGGGACCATCCCCTCTTGTTGGTGCAACTGGAAATCGAATCGTGTGATGGCCTGATCCAAACCGTCAACTCCGACGACACTTGGCGGGGAACGCTTGAGGGTCCGTTGCGTTTTTCCGGAATCTACGAGGGCGAGACCTACGATGCCCGTCGGGAGATGCCGGGCTGGGATGGCCCAAACTTTGATGACTCGCAATGGCGGCCTGTGCAGGTCATTCCCAATCCGGGTGCAGGACGGAGAACATGGAGCAGGGGCGAACCCATCCGCGTATCGCGGGAAATCAAGCCGGTCGAAATCACCGAACCACTGCCGGGAGTTTATGTCTTCACGTTCCCACAAAACATGGTAGGTTGGACGCGATTGCGGACGCGGGGTCCCTCGGGACAGACCATCGAACTCCAGCATGGGGAAATGCGCCAGCCCGATGGTACTGTTTTCACGGAAAACCTGCGCGTGGTCTGCCAAAAACACCAAAGCCAGTTGGACCGGTTTATCTTGCGGGGTGAGGGAGAGGAAACCTTCGAGCCCCATTTCACCTACCATGGCTTCCAGCACGTCGAAGTGCGCGGCCTCCGGGAAAAACCCACTCTCGACACCCTCACCGGGGTGGTCTTTCACACCACCTGCCCGGAGACAGGAAGCTTCACTTGTTCCGAACCTTTGCTCAACCGGCTGGCGCAAAACATCCTTTGGTCGCAAAGGGGGAACTTCATGGGAATCCCGACCGATTGTCCCCAACGCGATGAACGCTGTGGTTACACGGGAGACGCCCAGTTTTTTGTCCGAGCTGCCGTTTATAACATGGATATTGCCGCATTCTTCAGCAAGTGGCTGGTGGATCTCTGCCAGGACTCGCAACTTCCGGGTGGGTGGTTCGCCGACCACGCACCGCACTACTGCACCCCAGGGGCCGGTCCCAACATCGGCTGGTCGGATGCCGGCATCATCTGTCCCTACGAAATCTACCGCACTTACGGAGATACCCGGGTCATCCGGGAACACTATCCCGCAATGCAGCGGAAAATGGAGTGGTTGAAACGGCATTGCCCCCAACATCTCTTCACCGGGCCCGTCGGAAATGGAGATTGGTTGAACAAAGGCGGAGGGGTGTGCAAGGAGGTCCTGGGAACAGCCTATGCTGCTTATGATTTCCATCTGATGGCAGAAATGGCCCGGGCCATCGGTGAAGAAGCGGACGCCCGGCGTTACCAAGAAGAGTCCCACTGTATTGCAGAAGCTTTTGCCGCCTCTTATCTCGACGCGGAAGGCCATATTCAAGAAAGCAGCCAAAGCGGCTACGCCTTGGCATTTACCATGCAGCTAGTTCCCATGTCTCTCAGAAAGGCCATGGCGGAACGATTTGCGGGTGAACTGGAACGATTCGACTGGCATCCGGCCACGGGTTTCATCGGGACACCCCGGCTGCTTCCGGCCCTGCATCAGGCCGGACTCGACCAGGCGGCCTACCGACTGCTCCTGACCCGCACGAGTCCTTCGTGGCTTCATCCCATCACATTGGGATCGACCACCATCTGGGAACATTGGGATTCGTGGGATGGGCAAAATCCCAAGGGCGGCATGAATTCCCTCAACCACTACGCCTTCGGCTCAGTCGGCGAATACCTCTTCGCCCACATCGGCGGCATCCAGGCCGAATCCCCAGGTTACGAGCAAATCCGTATCCAACCGGTCATCCGCGAAGGGCTCACCTGGGCGCACACGGCTTATGATTCCATCCGTGGCCGGATCGCCACTGCCTGGAAACTGGAAGAGGGCCGCCTGGTCCTTGATGTGACCATTCCGGCCAATACATCGGCCACTGTATTCATTCCGACGAAGGACGCCTCACAACTGACAGAACACGGAATACCGATTGGAAATGTGGAAGATGTCCACTTCCTGAAAATGGAAGGAAGCCATGCCGTTCTGCAAGTGGGATCCGGCAGCTATCACTTCGCCACCCTCATCGATTCCAACTTGGGCGATAAAAACACCGGCTAG